From Nymphaea colorata isolate Beijing-Zhang1983 chromosome 6, ASM883128v2, whole genome shotgun sequence, a single genomic window includes:
- the LOC116256211 gene encoding probable cytokinin riboside 5'-monophosphate phosphoribohydrolase LOGL1 isoform X2, with translation MVLLGCSFNNLITLFNTCLFPFFGLCFLCEQVKRKINLVYGGGSAGLMGLIAKTVFDGGCHVLGVIPTALMPLEICGKPVGDVKKVADMHERKAEMARQSDAFIALPGGYGTMEELLEMITWSQLGIHDKPVGLLNVDGYYNSLLALFDNSVVEGFIKPAARHIVVSAPTAQELILKMEEYIPLHEQVAPRQSWEVERLEYTANVDSSDDQT, from the exons aTGGTCCTTTTGGGCTGTTCATTTAATAATTTGATTACCCTGTTCAATACttgcctttttcctttctttggcTTATGTTTCTTGTGTGAACAGGTGaagagaaagataaatttgGTTTATGGTGGAGGAAGTGCAGGATTGATGGGCTTGATTGCTAAGACTGTCTTTGATGGCGGTTGCCATGTCCTTGG AGTGATCCCCACAGCGCTGATGCCACTAGAG ATATGTGGCAAACCTGTTGGTGATGTAAAGAAAGTTGCTGACATGCACGAACGCAAGGCAGAAATGGCGCGGCAATCTGATGCTTTTATTGCTCTACCTG GAGGTTATGGAACCATGGAAGAACTACTGGAGATGATTACTTGGTCACAGCTTGGCATCCATGACAAACCT GTTGGTCTGTTAAATGTTGACGGATACTACAATTCCTTGCTTGCATTATTTGATAATAGTGTTGTTGAAGGTTTCATAAAACCGGCAGCCAGGCATATAGTTGTCTCTGCACCAACTGCCCAAGAACTTATACTTAAGATGGAG GAATACATTCCACTCCATGAACAGGTGGCACCACGTCAAAGTTGGGAGGTCGAACGACTAGAATACACGGCCAACGTTGATTCTTCTGATGATCAGACTTGA
- the LOC116256211 gene encoding probable cytokinin riboside 5'-monophosphate phosphoribohydrolase LOGL1 isoform X3 yields MGLIAKTVFDGGCHVLGVIPTALMPLEICGKPVGDVKKVADMHERKAEMARQSDAFIALPGGYGTMEELLEMITWSQLGIHDKPVGLLNVDGYYNSLLALFDNSVVEGFIKPAARHIVVSAPTAQELILKMEEYIPLHEQVAPRQSWEVERLEYTANVDSSDDQT; encoded by the exons ATGGGCTTGATTGCTAAGACTGTCTTTGATGGCGGTTGCCATGTCCTTGG AGTGATCCCCACAGCGCTGATGCCACTAGAG ATATGTGGCAAACCTGTTGGTGATGTAAAGAAAGTTGCTGACATGCACGAACGCAAGGCAGAAATGGCGCGGCAATCTGATGCTTTTATTGCTCTACCTG GAGGTTATGGAACCATGGAAGAACTACTGGAGATGATTACTTGGTCACAGCTTGGCATCCATGACAAACCT GTTGGTCTGTTAAATGTTGACGGATACTACAATTCCTTGCTTGCATTATTTGATAATAGTGTTGTTGAAGGTTTCATAAAACCGGCAGCCAGGCATATAGTTGTCTCTGCACCAACTGCCCAAGAACTTATACTTAAGATGGAG GAATACATTCCACTCCATGAACAGGTGGCACCACGTCAAAGTTGGGAGGTCGAACGACTAGAATACACGGCCAACGTTGATTCTTCTGATGATCAGACTTGA
- the LOC116256211 gene encoding cytokinin riboside 5'-monophosphate phosphoribohydrolase LOG8-like isoform X1 translates to MERNRVKRFKRICVFCGSSSGNRTVFSDAALDLGNELVKRKINLVYGGGSAGLMGLIAKTVFDGGCHVLGVIPTALMPLEICGKPVGDVKKVADMHERKAEMARQSDAFIALPGGYGTMEELLEMITWSQLGIHDKPVGLLNVDGYYNSLLALFDNSVVEGFIKPAARHIVVSAPTAQELILKMEEYIPLHEQVAPRQSWEVERLEYTANVDSSDDQT, encoded by the exons ATGGAGAGGAATAGAGTGAAGAGATTCAAAAGGATTTGTGTCTTTTGTGGGAGCAGTTCAGGGAACAGAACTGTCTTTAGTGATGCTGCTCTTGATTTGGGGAACGAATTG GTGaagagaaagataaatttgGTTTATGGTGGAGGAAGTGCAGGATTGATGGGCTTGATTGCTAAGACTGTCTTTGATGGCGGTTGCCATGTCCTTGG AGTGATCCCCACAGCGCTGATGCCACTAGAG ATATGTGGCAAACCTGTTGGTGATGTAAAGAAAGTTGCTGACATGCACGAACGCAAGGCAGAAATGGCGCGGCAATCTGATGCTTTTATTGCTCTACCTG GAGGTTATGGAACCATGGAAGAACTACTGGAGATGATTACTTGGTCACAGCTTGGCATCCATGACAAACCT GTTGGTCTGTTAAATGTTGACGGATACTACAATTCCTTGCTTGCATTATTTGATAATAGTGTTGTTGAAGGTTTCATAAAACCGGCAGCCAGGCATATAGTTGTCTCTGCACCAACTGCCCAAGAACTTATACTTAAGATGGAG GAATACATTCCACTCCATGAACAGGTGGCACCACGTCAAAGTTGGGAGGTCGAACGACTAGAATACACGGCCAACGTTGATTCTTCTGATGATCAGACTTGA